aaaccgcagatatttttgtcaGCTTTTCAAGTGGTTGACGCAACATATCTGAcgcgcgctctctgtccgctggtgggagtgtgctcacctgtgtatGCGCGCAAGTGTTTGTGCGCGCGCATCGGGGCCGAACTCCGCCAggcgcgatacagagagcagaggagaattatAAACGCCCGACCGtatagagacaaaaatgacaagctgttgtgtaaataatataaggttatttagtttgtttaataaaaggacaatgttctataggaaaggtaaccttaaatgacttcggttgtgatctggcgctatatagaaaataaaattaaataaaattaacttgaccttcaagggggtgCGCCCGCCCTAAtataatggtgtgtgtgtgtgtatagactGGCAAAAAATggctattatatatatatatacagtaaaactggtctaagtcgccggcttgtaactcgtcaatgtgcacaagtcgacgctcaagcaaaagtacCGATTTtacctaatgatgtttcctttaaattccttgtgtaaatcgccgcttgtaagtcgtcaaattcccttagtcgtcacctaaatcccggtcccgaacaacacaaatgaatggattaagtcaacaccccaatcgctgcattcctgCCGCCTGCTTCAcaccgcctgcttgtcaccacggcaatgtGGAAatggggaatccccacctatcgcactatatatttatatttactagtcggcaaaacggcgaaaTAGACATAAGTaagtgtatctcgtcaattctctaagtcgtcacttttaagctggtcccgcgagtgtcgacttagaccggttttactgtatatatatatatattttttttttttttcagattgtCTCCACTGGCTGAAGAGTAAGTATTACTCAGTATTACTCTGtccataattaaaaatattcttTGTGAATGTCCTTTTATAATATCTATTATATTTTGTCTGTCAAAGTGTTAGTTTAGCTATTTGAAACCTATTCTAAAATCAcctcagtatttgcagcaaccatccaacaTATTTTTGTCCTGTCTCTTTGTGCTTTTGAAGTTCTGCAGAAATTTGCTGTATGTTTTCTACTTTTTTGCCTCAATTCCTGTAGTGTGGTGTGGTGTGAGTTCAGTCACCAAATGGAGGCGTGTACAGAATATTGTTTATGAGCTCCAAACTCCACAAAAAAACGACCTCGAGCCCGACTTTGCTCATCCCAGTGAATCCCTTGGAGCAAATTATGAAGAAACAAGTGATATAGACATAACTTCTGATACCGTCTCAGTAACTGAAGACAACAACATCAACAGCAATGACTTTAAAAATCATGATGACAGATTCAGATTTAGTGGGGAAGATTGTTTCAGTGACAATCATGACAATTGTAATTTTGATGATTTGCCCAATGAACTGCGTCAGTGGGTGGTGGAGTCGGGAGTGACACAAAATGCAGCTGATAGCCTTcttaaaattttaaacaaacACATTCCCACACTTCCAAAATGTTCAAGAACTTTAATCAAAACATCACATTCACATGAGGTGAAAACAATTGATGGTGGGGAATATGTCCATTTCGGCATATTGGAACATTTGCTCAAAAACAAAGAGGGACTGCTATCACAAACTGACAAAGTCATGATGCAGGTGAACATAGATGGGCTGCCATTATTCAAAAGTTCTCCAAAGCAACTTTGGCCAATTTTAGGTAAATTCCCCTTTGAAAGGTACCCATTTGTTATAGGTGTTTTTTGTGGAAACAGCAAACCACGTGATCCCAATCAATATCTGCATGACTTTGTTGAGGAGGTTTTCACTCTGGAACAAGGATTCACTGTAGCTGAGAGGATGTTTCAGTTGTCCCTTGATTGCTTCATTTGTGATGCTCCAGCACGGGCattcataaaaataacaaaagggCATGGAGGCTATAGTGGATGTGATCGTTGCATTCAGGAGGGCTCTTATGTGGGGCGTAAAATGGTTTTTCCAGAAACACATGCTAGTCGGAGAACAGATAAATCATTTGCAGAACTGCTTGATGAAAATCATCACAGAGGTCACTCAGTACCAAATAGATTAAATTTGGGTATGGTCTCACAATTTGTGCTGGACTATATGCATGTTGTTTGCCTTGGTGTCACAAGGAAGATGCTCAAATTTTGGATCAAAGGGCACCTGAAATACAGAATGGGCTCCAATAAGATCAATGCAATCTCAGAAAAACTTTTGGGGATGTCACAGTGCATACCTTGTGAGTTTGCACGAAGGCCAAGATCATTATCAAAAGTAGACCGCTGGAAAGCTACTGAGTTTAGGCAGTTTCTTCTGTACACTGGTCCACTGGCACTGAAAGAAGTCCTCCCAACTCCACTTTATATTAACTTCCTTACATTGTCTATAAGCATACATTTGATGCTTTCTCCTACCCTGTGCGCCCATTACTGTGATTACGCAGATAATCTATTGAAGTACTTCCTTAGACAATTCAGGATGTTGTATGGGGTTGAGGAGATGGTGTACAATGTTCACTGTTTGTGTCATCTGGcagatgatgtcagaaggtTTGGACCATTAGACCATGTGTCCGCATTTCCTTTTGAAAACTTCTTGGGCCACCTTAAAAGAAAGGTCAGAAAGTCACAACACATTCTCCAGCAAATAACAAATGTTGTAGAGAGGCAGTATACTGAACAGAAGAAATCAAATTACCACCCAGATAAACTTGGTGGAAAGCACTCAAATGGACCAACAGTGCCACATCTTGCTTCAGCCACGCAATACAAGAGGGCCACAGTTCAAAATGCTGTCATAAAATGTAAGAGGGGAGACAACTGTGTGATGATTGGTGGACAACTTGGTTTGGTTGAAAATATCTTGTATGATACCACCACAGATGAAACTTTCATTCTTTTGAGATGGTTTTTAGATCTGGCCCCACTGTACACAGAACCAATTAATTCACAAGACATTGGTATCCACACTGTTTCTGAGCTTGACACAGAGGTCAAAGTGTACAAGCTTTCTGATGTTGAGAAAAAATATGTTCTGCTCCCGCTTGGATTTGGATGGGCAGCAACCCCATTGCTGCATTTGTATTAGAATCCTGTATTTAAGtattgtatgtgtttgtgtacctGCCTGTTTTAATCCCTTGTTCAGGAAGTTTCAATACAatcattttaagcattttacttttttatgttCAACAGTAGCTATTTATAGTGGTTTGTTATGATAGAGGTTATAAGTAAACCCTAGTAGGTTAGGCACCAAGTGAAGCAGCTGAACAGATTTTTATCAGTTCTTCCTTCGGCTCACTACGTTATTATTTagtcttttttgttttaagcTGTCATAAGTGTCAGCATCTTTGTTAGTGAGCACTACAGTTTATGCTTTTGTTGGTTGTGTGTGTgatctttttttaaatcacaaccAAATGCCATGTTATTGTTTTCAGTTGTATTGTATGTTGGactaattatttgaaaataacTTGAAATTATTGAACAGACTGAGAAACAAATTACTACAATGTATACAGATTATATATAAGTATGCAATAAACatttgaattttgtttaaattactttgttttaaaaatgtgttggttttttaaactgttttcattgtcattgttaaAGTTATTGCATTTCCTTTTTAGAGATATTACAGTGGATGATCAGAAGTTATTCTACTTTTAAATGTTCatctttttaaatgtacaatataaaataatcattaataaCGTCTTTTCTTCATTACATAAGATGAACTCACCATTTTTCCATGTCGTGGATTTCTTGGGACGGGGAGAGGTGGAAGTTGTAAGCAGTATGTGGATGGCTGGAGAGGACACTTGCTATTGGCCTCCATATAAATTCCCCAATTATATAAAGCGAGCTCAGATGCAGCATGAAAAACCAGGAGCTGACTGGGAAATATATAAAGTACGCTCACTCTTCAAAACATGTAAGTAATTTTGATAATGTTGTTGTTATATTTGAGGTGCACTCACTGCAGCAGTACCCTTTGGAAATAGTGCCAGTGCTATTTCTTCCAAGCCCAGTTTGTACCCCTACCATAACTTATAGGCTGATTGGGCAATAGGTACATGAAGTTGCGTCAGGGTACCGAGGATTAATCTGTAGTTCGATAGAGGGCAGAGCTTGCACAAAAGAGGGTCCCTGTGtttaacatttgcatttacatttattgcaTTTAGCAGACACCCTCAGCCATAGacataagtgcttagaagtctCAACTCACAACAGAGGCCCCTGATCATACATTGTGAGTGGTATTTGTTCCAAATCACAGAGCAATTGTTAGTGTACACAGTCAAGAGGTCCACAAACAGCTAATCACTGTAGTTCATGAATGACAGATGTGTTTTATGATCTATTGTGACCATTAGCTAAAAGTTTAACAAAATTACATATCTTTTAAAATTTAGTCTAGAACAAATTTCATACTGCTCCACCTTAGAATGTCTAAGACAGGGgtcatgttggtgacccctggtctaagaGTGCCTAAAGAATTGTCATTTGTAAAAACATGACAACAGAAGTTCATCATGGTTGTGCCAATCAAAACATCCCTGAAAACTGCAATTTTTGTCTTCTATAGTAGACAAAAAAGTTGTCTCTGCCTTTTTAGCCTTCTTTCGGGCCTTCATATAATCATATGAAGGCCCGAAAGAAGGCTAAAAAGGCAGAGACAACTTCTTGTCTCAATTCTGACAGTGACAGAATACTAGGGAAGTCTAATCGAATAAGGCAGTGAGTCTCTGTTTTTGCATTGattatttggtaacgctttacattaactgaatcttcataatgcctttataatccattcatagaacattcagtgcacattcataatgcattcataagcagcatctAAGTATTCCGTAACACCCTAACAAATCTTATTTTGTAACAAGTTGATTTTCATTTCCACCAGACCAAACTCACGGTACTCAGAGTACCAGTCTTCTGAAGAAGAAAATATTATCAAACCTCGGAGGCGTGCTGTACCCATTCCACCATCCCCCCCAGTCCCACCATCTCCACCAACCCCACCAACTCCACCTGCCCCACCAACTCCACAAGCCTCTTCAATGGTCAGCTTATCAAGAAGGCCTACAGTTACTCGtaagtagtgatggccaaaacgacgcttcatgaaccataTGCAGTATGGTTTGCTTTGGGgtatgctttgagcccttttttgaacagagcaCCACCTAAAACACATAGAGCCTACAAACAACTTTTCACATTTCAGGAGTAAATGCCATGCTTGCTATGCTTACTATTGTGATAGCACCATGAGCTTCTATATATAAAGTTATCACTTACTGTGTCAACAGCAACTGAACTGCACATAATAAGTCAGCTGGAACATCTTAAAGAAGAGGTGGCTGTTGTCAAGCAGCTGTTGTTATCGCTGACAAATTGCACCTCTCCAGCTGCAGTCCTGCCAGAGGGCATATGTTTTCCACTGAACAACTTGCAGGACCTAGAAATGGTGGAAAATAGGCTTAAGGAGGAGGCCTGCTACAGGGAAATGGTACATTTGGTTTTCTCAGATGCCATGTTCCATCACAAGTTTATTACATTTTCCATTACAGTTTGTTGCTGTCTTGTGAATACACTAATATATTATTACATCAATTTAGGTAAAGTATCTGGCAACAATTGGGGGTCCCAACCCATCTTCCAACACAAGACGCATCCTTTTGCGCATGCTAACCACCCCACTGGCCCTGCAGTTGTGCTGGCGGGGCTCTGGCCAGAAGGTGGCCTTTGGGGAGATGCTGGTCTGCAGAGCAGTCATAGGTACAGTATATAATGTTCATATGCAATTAGACCCTAAGAAGGAGAACAAAATCAAATCTTGAATTTAATTGTAAAGCCCAAATTACAGAATATTTTGTGACTAGGAAATACAGCATACAagttttgtgtttcagattaCACTAGAAAATAAAGGCATGATGGTATTTCATAAAGAGATCAGCCTGGCAAGTTAACTTAAGATCAAGTTAAAATTTGAGTTCTGCTCCAAAGCTATTTTAAAGGCTCCACCTGTGACTTAACTAGACTAGACCTTTTGCAACTGACATTTTAGCTTACCCTAAAGCAgaggtcaccaactccggtcctggaaggctactatccagtaagttttctaccctacctggcttctgatgagctacactagttctcaggtaaataccaggagcaggtgtggctcatcagaagtcaggtaggatagaaaacttactggatagtagccttccaggaccagagttggtgacccctgccctAAAGCCcttttcatccattcatccaaaaAGTTGGAGTCATCCAAACTATGGAACCAGATTATCTAAACTCAGGAACTAAACTAGGAGCTAAAAGtttcttttacatattcctGTTTCTGGAATCTGAAGTAGGGTAGgcaaattacaaaaacaaaaagttttTACAAATGAGGATGTACTGTTCTCCCTACATGTTTTATACTCCTAGTACGTAATTAACGTAGTCAGTCAGCTCCAGCCAAACTCGAATTTCACGACCCAGGAATTGAGCGTCTTGCTCCTTTATTAACAATGCTGCATGACGGGTGAAATTTTACGAGTAAAACTGTAacacagaaaaaagaaagaaaagttttttttagttttcgcaTTAAAGCCAGTAAATAACTACAGTAgtataaagttaaaataaagtgCTGACACTAAATATTCATAAACACGATTATGATGCCAATGTGGTTGTCAATTAACATAAAACGTTTTACAAGTTAGCGCTATCACAACCGTTTAGTTACCTTCTATGCTAATAATCACAAATCGATCGAAACCATACATAAGAAACACATTCAGATCATTTACACATTATCATTCTAAGTAACAATAACCAAAACTTACAGTCATTGCTTTCGAAAGCGCTGGAAAAGTTTAAGATAAAGACAAACTTTCTAACAAGCACATCCCTGCCGCGCTTCACTCCAGGTTGCTTAAGGGCTAAGCTTATGCATCCCAGAACGCATTGCATGTCCAACCACCCCCCCGTCAAAATGAAAGTCGCGCAAACAAGATCAAGTTGTATTGCTTTTAAACCTCAACAAAACATGAACTCCCATGAATTACCGCTAACTTTATAATTCAAGTTACCAAAAATCATCACAACACTTTTGAATCCGAGGGCAGAACAGAGGAAAAACAC
The DNA window shown above is from Paramormyrops kingsleyae isolate MSU_618 unplaced genomic scaffold, PKINGS_0.4 ups29, whole genome shotgun sequence and carries:
- the LOC140583991 gene encoding uncharacterized protein, which gives rise to MKARKKAKKAETTSCLNSDSDRILGKSNRIRQPNSRYSEYQSSEEENIIKPRRRAVPIPPSPPVPPSPPTPPTPPAPPTPQASSMVSLSRRPTVTPTELHIISQLEHLKEEVAVVKQLLLSLTNCTSPAAVLPEGICFPLNNLQDLEMVENRLKEEACYREMVKYLATIGGPNPSSNTRRILLRMLTTPLALQLCWRGSGQKVAFGEMLVCRAVIDAVTKSNRATASEAESSIKTWLRNARDRDGGRSKRTLRGLI